Proteins encoded by one window of Kineosporia sp. NBRC 101731:
- a CDS encoding M13-type metalloendopeptidase: MRSGIEIDQLSPSIRPQDDLFRHVNGTWLDTAEIPPDKSVYGTFHRLRDEAEAQLRVIVESAAASTGTAEPGSEAQKVGDLYASFMDEEAIERLGIAPIATDLALVEEVTNLAGLIHAFGVLERSGSGSPFGYFVNNDAMASDRYVMYLSQGGLSLPDESYYRDEKFAEIRTEFLGHVARMFTQAGITNEDGAADAARRILALETRLASSHWDRVTNRDATKTYNKVDRAALEALIPEFDWTAWIDALKVPQSAFAEVVVRQPSFFTALGKAFSELPIADWKTWLTWRTLHGSATLLNAELVEENFSFYGKTLTGATQLRERWKRGVSMVESALGEAVGKLYVDEHFSPTAKARMVELVANLVEAYRQSIVKLDWMSEETRGRALEKLDSFTPKIGYPDAWRDYSSLEIRAGDLVGNVRRAGDYEIAREIEKLGKPVDRDEWFMTPQTVNAYYNPLMNEIVFPAAILQPPFFDAEADDAANYGAIGAVIGHEIGHGFDDQGSKYDGSGNLNDWWTDADRTEFEKRTKALIAQYDALEPAQTPGHHVNGALTVGENIGDLGGLSIAHKAYRIALDGQEAPALDGLTGPQRFFISWAQGWRSKGRDTEVIRRLSLDPHSPEEFRCNAVVANIDEFHTAFEVKDGDGLWLDEDKRVHIW; this comes from the coding sequence ATGAGGTCCGGTATCGAAATCGATCAGCTGAGCCCCTCGATCAGGCCGCAGGACGACCTGTTCCGGCACGTGAACGGGACGTGGCTGGACACAGCCGAGATCCCTCCGGACAAGTCGGTGTACGGCACCTTCCACCGGTTGCGGGACGAGGCCGAGGCCCAGTTACGGGTGATCGTGGAGAGCGCTGCCGCCAGCACCGGCACGGCCGAGCCCGGCAGCGAGGCGCAGAAGGTCGGAGACCTCTACGCCAGCTTCATGGACGAGGAAGCCATCGAGCGCCTCGGCATCGCACCGATCGCGACCGATCTGGCCCTGGTGGAAGAGGTCACCAACCTCGCCGGGCTGATCCACGCCTTCGGTGTGCTGGAGCGTTCGGGCAGCGGCAGTCCCTTCGGCTACTTCGTCAACAACGACGCGATGGCCTCCGACCGCTACGTCATGTATCTCTCCCAGGGTGGGCTCAGCCTGCCCGACGAGTCGTACTACCGCGACGAGAAGTTCGCCGAGATCCGCACCGAGTTCCTCGGTCACGTCGCCCGCATGTTCACCCAGGCCGGCATCACGAACGAAGACGGTGCGGCCGACGCCGCCCGGCGCATCCTGGCGCTGGAGACCCGCCTGGCGAGCTCGCACTGGGATCGGGTCACCAACCGCGACGCCACGAAGACCTACAACAAGGTCGACCGCGCCGCGCTGGAAGCACTCATCCCCGAGTTCGACTGGACCGCCTGGATCGACGCGCTGAAGGTGCCGCAGAGTGCCTTCGCCGAGGTCGTGGTGCGCCAGCCCAGCTTCTTCACCGCGCTCGGCAAGGCCTTCAGCGAGCTCCCGATCGCCGACTGGAAGACCTGGCTGACCTGGCGCACGCTGCACGGCTCGGCCACGCTGCTGAACGCCGAGCTGGTCGAGGAGAACTTCTCCTTCTACGGCAAGACCCTCACCGGTGCCACGCAGCTGCGGGAGCGGTGGAAGCGCGGGGTCTCGATGGTCGAGTCCGCGCTCGGCGAGGCCGTGGGCAAGCTCTACGTGGACGAGCACTTCTCCCCCACCGCCAAGGCCCGCATGGTCGAGCTGGTCGCCAACCTGGTCGAGGCCTACCGGCAGAGCATCGTGAAGCTCGACTGGATGAGCGAGGAGACCCGGGGCCGCGCCCTGGAGAAGCTGGACTCGTTCACGCCGAAGATCGGCTACCCCGACGCGTGGCGTGACTACTCGTCGCTGGAGATCCGCGCCGGTGACCTGGTGGGTAACGTGCGTCGCGCCGGTGACTACGAGATCGCCCGGGAGATCGAGAAACTCGGCAAGCCGGTCGACCGCGACGAGTGGTTCATGACCCCGCAGACGGTGAACGCGTACTACAACCCGCTGATGAACGAGATCGTGTTCCCGGCCGCGATCCTGCAGCCGCCGTTCTTCGACGCGGAGGCCGACGACGCTGCCAACTACGGAGCGATCGGCGCGGTCATCGGGCACGAGATCGGCCACGGTTTCGACGACCAGGGCTCGAAGTACGACGGCTCGGGCAACCTGAACGACTGGTGGACCGACGCCGACCGCACCGAGTTCGAGAAGCGCACCAAGGCCCTGATCGCGCAGTACGACGCCCTGGAGCCCGCCCAGACGCCGGGCCACCACGTCAACGGCGCACTCACGGTCGGCGAGAACATCGGTGACCTGGGCGGTCTTTCGATCGCGCACAAGGCCTACCGCATCGCCCTCGACGGACAGGAGGCGCCCGCGCTGGACGGTCTCACCGGCCCGCAGCGCTTCTTCATCTCCTGGGCGCAGGGCTGGCGTAGCAAGGGCCGCGACACCGAGGTGATCCGCCGCCTCTCGCTGGACCCGCACTCCCCCGAGGAGTTCCGCTGCAACGCGGTCGTGGCCAACATCGACGAGTTCCACACGGCGTTCGAGGTGAAGGACGGCGACGGGCTCTGGCTGGACGAGGACAAGCGCGTGCACATCTGGTGA
- a CDS encoding tetratricopeptide repeat protein, which yields MTNQPGMRAGRPSLNLRGAVDLGALASRPAASSGAGNSGAPGSPAGTPGAFVIDASDASFATEVIQLSQTVPVVLDFWAAWSDQGRQLSQVLESLVTELAGRVLLARVDVDANPQLVQAFQVQSIPSVFAVIKGQPVPLFQGAQPEAQVRAVFDELLRVAEANGVTGRLSAGETEGAEEAEPEEEPLPPLHQAAYDAIEKDDLDGAVTAYEQALRENPADDLAKVGLAQVQLMKRTNGVDLNEARQTAAQNPADPDAQIVVADLDVLGGHIEDAFARLIDTVRVTVGDDRDKVRAHLVELFEVVGKEDPRVGKARIALANALF from the coding sequence ATGACGAACCAGCCGGGTATGCGAGCCGGAAGGCCTTCGCTCAACCTGCGCGGTGCGGTGGATCTGGGAGCGCTGGCCTCACGGCCGGCGGCTTCCTCGGGCGCCGGTAACAGTGGTGCCCCGGGCAGTCCGGCGGGAACGCCGGGCGCCTTCGTCATCGATGCGAGCGATGCATCGTTCGCGACCGAGGTCATCCAGCTGTCGCAGACCGTTCCGGTGGTGCTCGACTTCTGGGCAGCCTGGTCCGATCAGGGCCGGCAGCTGTCCCAGGTGCTGGAGTCCCTGGTCACGGAGCTCGCCGGCCGGGTGTTGCTGGCCCGGGTCGATGTGGACGCCAACCCGCAGTTGGTGCAGGCGTTCCAGGTGCAGTCGATCCCCAGCGTCTTCGCGGTGATCAAGGGCCAGCCGGTTCCGCTGTTCCAGGGCGCCCAGCCGGAGGCCCAGGTGCGTGCGGTGTTCGACGAACTGCTGCGCGTGGCCGAGGCCAACGGTGTCACCGGGCGGCTGTCGGCGGGCGAGACCGAGGGCGCCGAGGAGGCCGAGCCGGAGGAGGAACCTCTGCCTCCGCTGCATCAGGCCGCCTACGACGCGATCGAGAAGGACGACCTGGACGGCGCCGTCACCGCCTACGAGCAGGCTCTGCGGGAGAACCCGGCCGACGACCTGGCCAAGGTGGGCCTGGCGCAGGTCCAGCTGATGAAGCGCACCAACGGCGTGGACCTCAACGAGGCCCGTCAGACCGCGGCCCAGAACCCGGCCGACCCCGACGCACAGATCGTGGTCGCCGACCTGGACGTGCTGGGCGGCCACATTGAGGACGCGTTCGCGCGCCTGATCGACACGGTGCGGGTCACGGTCGGGGACGACCGCGACAAGGTACGCGCGCACCTGGTCGAGTTGTTCGAGGTGGTCGGCAAGGAAGACCCGCGCGTGGGCAAGGCCCGCATCGCGCTGGCCAACGCGCTGTTCTAG
- the glgB gene encoding 1,4-alpha-glucan branching protein GlgB, translating to MAQSPTSQSPLEASTAALSSTDIVVTSTVKPVDSDVLAKVAAGAYYNPHSVLGAHPYSGRVTVRTLRPLATEVAVVTDDGERHPLAHEQDGIWVAVLDRATVGDYRIAVRYEGDELLLDDPYRFLPSLGEIDLHLIAEGRHEELWRALGAHPRRFPGLIGDVEGTSFAVWAPNAQAVRVVSDANGWDGRNHAMRSLGGSGIWELFVPGIGVGSRYKYEILARDGQWRQKADPMAFATEVPPLTASVITESSYEWQDSAWLAERAGHEALNRPMSTYEVHLGSWRQGLSYVDLADQLVGYVKDMGFTHVEFLPVAEHPFGGSWGYQVTGYYAPTSRFGSPDEFRYLVDQLHAAGIGVIVDWVPAHFPKDEFALAKFDGVPLYEHGDPHRGEHPEWGTLIFDFGRTEVRNFLVANALYWLEEFHIDGLRVDAVASMLYLDYSRESGEWTPNKYGGRENLEAVAFLQEVNATAYKRHPGVMMIAEESTAWPGVTRPTHLGGLGFGHKWNMGWMHDSLGYVQKDPIHRQYHHHQMTFSLMYAYSEHFVLPISHDEVVHGKGSLLGKMPGDRWQQLANVRAYLAFMWSHPGKQLLFMGQELGMDREWSEERSLDWWLEDAPWHAGLQQLVRDLNRVYQDRPELWQADSDPAGFQWIDANDTQHNTFSFIRRDAAGNPLVAVVNFSAQPQEVYHLGVPNGGRWLEVLNTDAEQYGGSGVGNLGSVDSVPVPWHGQPSSVTLRVPPLGAVWLVPESAPETGWGASGQAHEVHHESGPGFQPDSPPDSAEG from the coding sequence ATGGCACAGTCTCCGACTTCGCAGAGCCCCCTCGAAGCGAGCACCGCCGCGCTTTCGAGCACAGACATCGTGGTGACGTCGACGGTGAAACCCGTTGACTCGGACGTGCTGGCGAAGGTTGCCGCCGGGGCCTACTACAACCCGCACTCGGTGCTCGGGGCCCATCCCTACAGTGGCCGGGTCACGGTGCGCACGCTGCGCCCCCTCGCGACCGAGGTCGCGGTCGTCACGGATGACGGCGAACGGCACCCCCTGGCCCACGAGCAGGACGGGATCTGGGTGGCGGTGCTCGACCGCGCGACCGTCGGCGATTATCGCATCGCCGTCCGGTACGAGGGTGACGAGCTGCTGCTCGACGACCCGTACCGCTTCCTGCCGAGCCTGGGCGAGATCGACCTGCACCTGATCGCCGAGGGCCGGCACGAGGAACTGTGGCGTGCACTGGGTGCCCACCCCCGGCGTTTCCCCGGCCTGATCGGTGACGTCGAGGGCACGTCGTTCGCGGTGTGGGCGCCCAATGCCCAGGCCGTGCGCGTGGTGTCCGACGCGAACGGCTGGGACGGGCGCAATCACGCGATGCGCAGTCTCGGTGGCTCCGGTATCTGGGAGCTGTTCGTGCCGGGCATCGGCGTGGGCAGCCGGTACAAGTACGAGATCCTGGCCCGCGACGGTCAGTGGCGTCAGAAGGCCGACCCGATGGCCTTCGCCACCGAGGTCCCGCCGCTGACGGCCTCGGTCATCACCGAGTCGTCCTACGAGTGGCAGGACAGCGCCTGGCTCGCCGAGCGCGCCGGCCACGAGGCACTGAACCGGCCGATGAGCACCTACGAGGTGCACCTGGGCTCGTGGCGGCAGGGTCTGTCCTACGTCGACCTGGCCGACCAGCTCGTCGGTTACGTCAAGGACATGGGTTTCACCCACGTCGAGTTCCTGCCGGTGGCCGAGCACCCCTTCGGCGGCTCCTGGGGCTACCAGGTCACCGGTTACTACGCCCCCACCTCGCGGTTCGGCAGCCCGGACGAGTTCCGGTACCTGGTCGACCAGCTGCACGCGGCCGGGATCGGCGTGATTGTCGACTGGGTGCCCGCGCACTTCCCCAAGGACGAGTTCGCGCTGGCGAAGTTCGACGGTGTGCCGCTCTACGAGCACGGCGACCCGCACCGCGGTGAGCACCCCGAATGGGGCACGCTGATCTTCGACTTCGGCCGGACCGAGGTGCGCAACTTCCTGGTCGCGAACGCCCTGTACTGGCTGGAGGAGTTCCACATCGACGGCCTGCGGGTCGACGCCGTGGCCTCGATGCTCTACCTGGACTACTCCCGCGAGTCCGGGGAGTGGACGCCGAACAAGTACGGCGGCCGGGAGAACCTCGAGGCGGTGGCCTTCCTGCAGGAGGTCAACGCCACCGCCTACAAGCGGCACCCGGGGGTCATGATGATCGCCGAGGAGAGCACCGCGTGGCCGGGCGTCACGCGACCCACGCACCTGGGCGGTCTGGGCTTCGGCCACAAGTGGAACATGGGCTGGATGCACGACTCCCTGGGTTACGTGCAGAAAGACCCGATCCACCGGCAGTACCACCACCACCAGATGACGTTCTCGCTGATGTACGCGTACAGCGAGCATTTCGTGCTGCCGATCAGCCACGACGAGGTCGTGCACGGTAAGGGCTCGCTGCTGGGCAAGATGCCCGGCGACCGCTGGCAGCAGCTCGCCAACGTGCGCGCCTACCTGGCCTTCATGTGGTCGCACCCGGGCAAGCAGTTGCTGTTCATGGGCCAGGAACTGGGCATGGATCGCGAGTGGTCCGAGGAGCGCAGCCTGGACTGGTGGCTGGAAGATGCGCCCTGGCACGCCGGGCTGCAGCAGCTGGTGCGTGACCTGAACCGGGTCTACCAGGACCGGCCCGAGCTCTGGCAGGCCGACAGCGACCCCGCCGGGTTCCAGTGGATCGACGCGAACGACACGCAGCACAACACGTTCTCGTTCATTCGCCGGGATGCGGCCGGCAACCCGCTGGTGGCCGTGGTCAACTTCTCTGCCCAGCCGCAGGAGGTCTACCACCTCGGTGTGCCGAACGGAGGCCGCTGGCTGGAGGTGCTCAACACCGACGCCGAACAGTACGGCGGTTCCGGTGTGGGCAACCTGGGCTCGGTCGATTCCGTGCCGGTGCCGTGGCACGGTCAGCCGTCGTCCGTCACGCTGCGCGTGCCGCCCCTGGGTGCCGTCTGGCTGGTGCCGGAGTCGGCGCCGGAGACCGGATGGGGCGCGTCCGGGCAGGCCCACGAGGTGCACCACGAGAGCGGTCCGGGTTTCCAGCCCGATTCCCCGCCGGATTCGGCGGAGGGCTGA
- a CDS encoding 2-dehydropantoate 2-reductase N-terminal domain-containing protein — MSRVFIVGAGTVGTATGRALGHAGHRVTFVDIDPRRVAILVNEGLDARRDLYLAGEPESFVFLCTPTRIVTGRHHLADVAAGAESIGRALARADSSHTVVVRSTVPPGTTQDLVRPLVELHSGRRQGAGFQIAASPHFDSRTSASRSGRHPGDTVRPPMTVIGADSERVLASVRDLLGTLAPGGGQLRLLDDPAEAEMIKCVHSLFNATKISFWNEIWRVCDRLGLDPDDVASAVATSAEGSLNPEYGIWGGAPFKGKQLPGDTQGFLGFAEEIGLPMPLLSAVVGVNSGFEQRLDAEMEALSMLASGPYYYAPDDGQPDDSEPEYYDQVPCRMADLAPPIETAPVLDGKPEVDETPPPQARPDLDRRSELAGGEVQVDPSANHPSRRRAGRRPWIPRQLGR; from the coding sequence ATGTCGCGCGTCTTCATCGTGGGTGCCGGAACGGTGGGCACGGCCACCGGCCGGGCCCTGGGGCATGCCGGGCATCGAGTGACCTTCGTGGACATCGATCCGCGGCGTGTGGCGATACTGGTGAACGAGGGCCTCGATGCCCGTCGGGATCTCTACCTGGCCGGGGAGCCGGAGTCGTTCGTCTTTCTCTGCACGCCCACCCGGATCGTGACGGGCCGGCACCACCTGGCCGACGTGGCGGCCGGTGCCGAGAGCATCGGGCGGGCCCTGGCCCGGGCCGACAGCTCCCACACCGTCGTGGTGCGCTCCACCGTGCCGCCGGGCACCACCCAGGACCTCGTGCGTCCTCTGGTCGAACTGCACTCGGGCCGCCGGCAGGGCGCCGGGTTCCAGATCGCCGCGAGCCCGCACTTCGATTCCCGGACCAGTGCCTCGCGGTCCGGGCGCCACCCGGGTGACACCGTTCGCCCGCCGATGACGGTGATCGGCGCCGACAGCGAGCGCGTTCTCGCCTCGGTGCGCGACCTGCTCGGCACCCTGGCGCCCGGGGGAGGGCAGCTCCGCCTGCTCGACGACCCGGCCGAGGCCGAGATGATCAAGTGTGTGCACAGCCTGTTCAACGCCACGAAAATCAGTTTCTGGAACGAGATCTGGCGGGTCTGCGACCGGCTGGGTCTGGACCCGGACGACGTCGCGAGTGCCGTGGCCACCTCGGCCGAGGGATCGCTCAACCCGGAGTACGGCATCTGGGGCGGTGCCCCGTTCAAGGGGAAGCAGTTGCCCGGCGACACCCAGGGGTTCCTGGGCTTCGCCGAGGAGATCGGGCTGCCGATGCCGCTCCTGTCCGCGGTGGTGGGCGTGAACTCCGGCTTCGAGCAGCGTCTGGACGCCGAGATGGAGGCGCTCAGCATGCTGGCCAGCGGGCCCTACTACTACGCGCCGGACGACGGGCAGCCGGACGACTCCGAGCCCGAGTACTACGACCAGGTTCCTTGCCGGATGGCGGATCTCGCTCCGCCGATCGAGACTGCGCCGGTGCTGGACGGGAAACCGGAGGTGGACGAGACCCCACCGCCGCAGGCCCGGCCCGACCTGGACCGGCGCAGTGAGCTGGCCGGTGGTGAGGTGCAGGTCGACCCGAGCGCGAACCATCCCTCGCGCCGCCGCGCCGGCCGCCGGCCCTGGATCCCGCGGCAGCTCGGGCGATGA